The nucleotide sequence CGTCGTTTCGCGACCGCCACCTGTTCCTACGCATCTATTGACAACGCCAGGATTAAggttgttggtgttggtggtggtggcaaCAATGCCGTTAATCGCATGATCGGTTGCGGATTACACGtgagttttttaaatttttttcttaccaatagttttacttttattgcaaTTGTTTGTTGATATTGTTATTGTTATCAAATCCTTAAATTCAGAATGGTGTATATGTGAATGggtcttctttttcctcttaggTTTCTGACATGTGGAATTTTAGTGGCTTGCTTTGGGTGCAATTCCGAACCTTTCTCTTGTGCAATTAGTAATTTTTTTGCAAAGTTTTGTTTTATATTCATTTCCATAAGCAAATTTTGTTATTTCTGTTAATGTGgcattttagttatttatttttaaattgtttaaaTGAAATATTCGTGGATGTTTTTTTTGGTTACAAATTTTGGATACATATCCAAATGATGGTAAAGATGGTATGATTATTCAATGAGCTATAATTGGTGTTTTGCTGCTATTAATTGAGTGCCAATGTTAAATtctgttaattttttttctatcagGGTGTAGACTTTTATGCTATAAATACGGATGCACAGGCTCTATTGCAATCTGCAGCTGAGAACCCTATTAAAATCGGAGAAGTTCTTACACGCGGATTAGGTCAGGCACTTTCCTTCCACACTTATTAGATTCTTCTGTGCTCAATTGTAACTGGCATATTATGTATTCTTCAGAGAATTTGAACTCTGATTTGAATTGCTTGATAGAGATGCAGGTACTGGTGGGAATCCACTTTTGGGTGAACAAGCTGCTGAGGAATCAAAAGAAGCCATTGCTAATGCTCTTAAAGGCTCAGATTTAGTTTTTGTAACTGCTGGCATGGGTGGGGGAACAGGTTCTGGTGCTGCCCCGGTTGTGGCCCGGATATCAAAAGAGGCTGGTTACTTGACTGTAGGTGTTGTTACCTATCCCTTCAGCTTTGAAGGACGAAAAAGATCCTTGCAGGCAGGTGCCATTTCTTTCCTTAGTTCAAAATATGGCTACTGAGCTTATATTGCGTAGAAGCTATTAAGTGTTCAAATAATTGTACATTGTTAAAATTTTATTTGGTCATAAATAGTTGTCCATTTAGAAAGTGCAGGCACATAAATTTTCTACAACTTTATTATATGAAGGAGAGTAAGTTTCAAGATTGGATAATTAAGGATACCATTCTACACTCAATTTATCTAAAATCAAGATATTTCTAATAATTTCCTTAACCCATGTCATTATAAGTGGACAATTGGGATTGCTGGGAGTTATATTTAGTACCAATATCTTAAATACGTCCGTAAACCTTTGAAGttcccttctctttctcctttttcccccatttttattttgatttgcaATAGTAGACAACAATGCATGAGTTATAGTCATATTTGTTGTGGATGAATTGTGGTCAACTAGCCATATATTTGATGAATTTCTTGTTTTGTAGTTTTTATATATTCCCAGATATTGTGCTTCTCTGAGGACACTTAGATGTGTTAAAATTCTGATGTCATCCTTTCAGGCACTAGAAGCCATTGAAAAGCTGCAGAAAAATGTGGATACACTTATAGTGATTCCAAATGACCGTCTTCTTGACATTGCTGATGAGCAGACACCTCTTCAGGATGCTTTCCGTCTTGCAGATGATGTTCTACGTCAAGGAGTGCAGGGAATATCGGACATCATCACAGTGAGTTGTTCATAAACAGTTATTTGTATTTCCTATCTTGTAAATGGAATGTTAAGTATGAAGTTGGTCATCCGACTAGATTGGTAGATTGCAAGGAGTCTCTCTCCACCTTCTTTCTCCCAATCCATTCGAGCGATTTCTCTCCCTAGCCCTTAGCATTTTTAATATAATGTGTACTGGTATTTCTTTTTATAGATACCTGGGCTTGTAAATGTGGATTTTGCTGATGTAAAAGCTGTGATGAAAGACTCTGGAACTGCAAtgcttggggtaggtgtttcctcCAGCAAAAACCGTGCAGAAGAAGCCGCGGAACAGGCCACTTTGGCACCCTTAATCGGATCATCTATTCAATCAGCCACCGGGGTAGTGTATAACATTACTGGTGGAAAAGACATAACCCTGCAGGAAGTGAATAGAGTATCTCAGGTAATTCAGAATTTTTTCAGCACGTTGTTGAATGAGCATTTTATCattctttttgttcttttatcCTGTGAAATTGTTGCGCACATGTCTTAAaacattttttaatatttataggTGGTGACAAGTTTAGCTGATCCGTCTGCCAATATCATATTTGGCGCTGTTGTCGATGATCGCTACAACGGGGAGATTCATGTGACCATCATTGCCACTGGCTTCTCACAGTCCTTTCAAAAGACATTACTAACGGATCCAAGGGCGGCAAAGCTGCTTGACAGAGTACCTGAGGGACAAGAAAGCAAGGCAGCGTCCCCTGCCCTTAAGTCCTCAAACACACCGTCAAACGTTGCATCTAGAGCATCCCTACGAAAGCTCTTCTTCTAGTTGCTTAGTTATATTAACCCTTCTTTTTATTCAGTATGGTTCAGCTGGATCTTGAAGCTTAATTGATAGCCCTCGAATATGGAGTGATTATAACGaacactttttctttttccttttttttttttttttggttttttgtttttttattcttttgttcCTGCGGACATAGTTTGCATGTATAGCGCCATTGTTCACTCAACATTTTTTTGTTAGAAGAATGCATGTAGTTATAAGTTGATAAGGGAGCTTCATATATTCTCTACCAAAACGAACATGTTTATAAGTACCTTTTCCAGGGAGCTAAGACTGGGACCGACCAATCAGAAATAATCAAATAAGAAAGGTTTCATAATCACCTAAAAGAGATATAATAACGACGATATACTAAGACACACAAACATTTCATAATCCCTCTCCTGTCTCCTCTTTCTCACGCCTCTCCCTTGCTTTTTTTCTCTCAATGTCGTCGCTTTTCAGTTTTCATATATTAAATTTTCGTTCACTTGTTTGTTCATTTATTTATCAATAAAATTAGTGTTTTCTTACACCAAATCTTCAACTAAGTCATAGTGCGTTTTTTCTTCGAACATGTGCCGCTACCATTGTCGTTGCTGCCATCGccactcctccttcttcttctatattacataaaaaatttatgtgctatattaataaatttttgtattatataCAAAATTTTTTATGCTATATCTATCAGTTTGTGATATGTGCAGAATTTTCTGTACTGTGTATAAAAATTTATGTGTTCTGTAATAATTTTTGTGTTGAAGAAGTACGAAAACAAAAAATTTCTTTCgtcgtaatttttttttatcgaaCTTGTACTAACTTGgctaaattttgttataaaaaatgCTTATTCCTGTAACATCACCGATATTTTATTAATCTTCTTCTATTCCATTTAATAACATGAACCATCAGGTACtatcttattttagttttcacttcTAAATCCTCtttgaaatagaaaaaaaaatcacttttaaTTCAAGTCTCACCTAATATTAACACATCAAGTTGACTATTTAATTTAATACTTACTCGTATCTTTAACTTTTGCCATGTTTATATTTATGGGTATCAATAAATCCAAAATTTGAGTTAGAATAAgataaaatctgaattttctaTAATTGGATTCCATTATATTAATTAGTGTCAATGTTAACTCattagaattattattattatatttgtgaTATTAGATTCTCAACAAAATTATTTCCCTTGTCTACTCAAACTTGTAGAATTGAAATCACTCTCTTAAATCTTAGTCAGCAAATGTAGTTAAATTTtagtattatatattttttttaagtattaTATTTACGTTAGTTATTTTTACAGAAAATTTCATGAgacataattttttttacttttcctttcttcttttctttatgtAAAAATGATATCAAATTCACTTTTTATTAATTTACTTATCCCCATTCTTCCATATAATTAATAATGCTCAAGCAAAACTATTTTTACTGGGACAAAAAATAATTCGGATGCATTTTGgtagtttaataaaataatctttcAAGGGAAGGATACTAACGGAAATGAGTGGAATATGAATCTTGAGATAAACGATGCGTTTTCAATGTGAGGAATATACTTTTGAACCACACAAGTTGCGTATTTCAATTTGGTCAATGATGAAAAACGTTGCCTCCTACTTCTTCATCATTTTCCCTCTTTCCTTTCACTAACTCACCGCCAATAACAGATATAACCAATTTTTCACCACATGGGGGTCTCAAATTTTTCATCTTTAACTGCATAAACATCACAAAATCCATTCTTTTACACACTTTGTAATAAGCAGCTGCTTCTGTTTCGAAGTTCAATGTGTTAAAAGACACACTCAGGAGAAAAATTCATGGCACCCTTTATTCTTTTGGTGCTTGTATCCCTTCTATTTGTTCCAACAAGTTCTTATGTTCAACAAACTAAAGAGGGTTTCATCTCTGGAGTTATATCTGACAAGGGTCTTGATTTTGCAAAGGATATACTAATAGAACAAGGTATTGCCTCCATTGTTCAGCTTCAGCTGCCAGAGATTGAGAAATCTGTTCAAGTCCCTTTCATTGGAAATGCTAAAGTGATTCTTTCTGAGATCACGATCAAGGATATTCAAGTAAATTCATCTTCTGTTGTGAGTGGAGAGAGTGGAATCTTTCTAGTTGTTTCTGGTGCCACTGCGGATTTGGCTATGAAGTGGAGGTATTCATGTAGCAGTTGGTTAATCCCAATTGGGATTTCGGATAGTGGAAATGCAACTGTGAAGGTATGATGCTAGAAATGTTACATATGTTTATAGTTTATTGTTTGTACCATGCTTTTATGTTCTTTTCTATTGTTGCAATTGGGTTGTTTAGGCTCTCTTTAGTAACTGTCTCGagataaaaaatatcaaaacGTTGAAGGATGTAAACCTGTTTAAAGGAGAGTTGTTTTGAGACAAATACAAAGACAGAATGAGACAGAAACTGTGTTTTGAGACAGGGTAGTTTTTGTATTCATGTCTCTAGTTTTAGTCCCATATAGTGGGCTCATGATAGAAGTTACAAATTCAATTGCAATTAACCTCTCACTTTATTACTTTACCAATCTCATCAGTTTAAaggatctttttccttctttttcattACAAGACACTTGCCAAACACAACTTCTGTGAATTGTGGTTCACTCGGTTTTATTATGCTTGGTTTCAAAAGGTTTGTCCTTGAAACAAATAACAACTGTGTACCTTAAGTTGattattttgattaaaacttgGTTAGAATTGGTTGTGTTGGGGTATCTATAAAGAAGGTTAGAATGGAATTTTTTTAGTCTTAGAATGGGATTTTACACCATAGCTGTCTAGTTCATGGGACTTGTTACAAATTATTTTGATGTATGTGCACTGCATAAATGAAATTCCTGAATTCATTTCCTAGTCAGGTGAACAATAACATTAGTGTGTTTTTGTTATTTTGTGTCAATATTTGACAGTGAAAAACCTGTGAGAATTTTAGCTCACTCACACTAAGTTGTGTTGTGCTATATTTGGAAGGTTAAAGGTATGCAAGTGGGGCTTACAGTAGATTTAAGGAATGAAGAAGGAACTCTTAAGTTGATTCTCTTAGATTATGGATGTTATGTTGGAGATTTGTCTATAAAGTTGGAAGGTGGAGCATCTTGGCTGTACCAAGTGTAAGCAATCTTCTTAAGCCATTCTCTTGATAATGGATACTATTCAAATGTTCTTTCTTAGAGCATTAATTTTGCTTCTTGGAACATAGAATTACTTGTTCAATTTGGTGTTTACATTGGTTTTTGGAGACATAAAGACATCTAAAGTGAATGATCCCTATCTTTCTGTTAACATAATTTTCTTTTCATGATATTTATGAACCTAGCTTTTGTTAGGGAGAAATTCTTGCATGATCGTAGCACATTTTATCCGTGTTTCAAGATTATTCACAACAATACATTTTAATGTATAatgtaaattttatatatatataaaaaatcaaGAATGAATGGTTATGAATGTTCCTGGAACATGCGTTAAATGTGCTCCAACCTCTAGGCGCATGCAAGAATTTCTTCACATTATGCGCGCATATACATTTAGGAAGATTTATGTCATTAACCTCTTTATGTGTTTGTTTCAGCTTAGTGGATGCTTTTCAAGGGAACATAGCatctgcagttgaagatggcatTTCAGATAAAGTAAGTGAAGGCATAGGGAAGCTTGACACTTTATTGCAGTCTCTTCCAAAGCAAATCTCTGTGGACAACTTTGCGGAGCTAAATGTTTCTTTCGTTGGCAATCCTGTCCTGAGTAGTACTTCAATTGCGATTGCGATTAACGGCTTATTCACAGAGAGAAATGTCTTTTTAGTACCTCAACGTTACCGAAAAAGATTACAGGTTTCTTCTGCATGTGGTGGTTTACCAAAGATGATAAAGGTTTCAATCCATGAAAATGTGTTCAGATCTGCTTCTCTAGTTTACTTCAGGGTAAGTTCAAATCTTGACTTTTTTTATTTATAGGCTTTAGTCCAAtcacacttcttttcttttttatttatttttcaatttggtTTCTTTGTATGTATGATTTATGTTATCTTATTATTAATATAACCTGTTACATATGATCTAAAGCTAAGATTGGTCAATATAAATAAGCCAGTTTCTGTTAAAGCCATGACAAATCAGACATTGGAGACTGCagaagatagagattgtgtgtctgACTTTACATGAAtcccaaaaatatatataaatttagtTGGTGAAATAAAGGGTTCTCTTTCCAAGTTTGCATTAGAAACCTTCGGTTAGGTGCTctgataatttttaattatcactGGATTTGGAACAGCAGGATTATTATCTGAGCTGAAAAGAACTTAGATTGCTCACAAGATCCTTCAATTAACTTTGACATTTGGCACTTGCAAGAATTTTTGTTGGCCAAGAAACATTGAACTCCGTTCATTCAATGTTGATGGTTGTTTTGAATTTCTTGATGCATTCATAAATCTATATATTTGGATGCAAACAGTATTCCAATTCACTAATTCATAAGCGTGCGAAAAAAATCAAAACGACCATTAATA is from Arachis ipaensis cultivar K30076 chromosome B01, Araip1.1, whole genome shotgun sequence and encodes:
- the LOC107621656 gene encoding cell division protein FtsZ homolog 1, chloroplastic — translated: MIPISNPTDMLSSSSYSIVNPIYHNALPYSSSFTQRTCVSLNPKRMRRRFATATCSYASIDNARIKVVGVGGGGNNAVNRMIGCGLHGVDFYAINTDAQALLQSAAENPIKIGEVLTRGLGTGGNPLLGEQAAEESKEAIANALKGSDLVFVTAGMGGGTGSGAAPVVARISKEAGYLTVGVVTYPFSFEGRKRSLQALEAIEKLQKNVDTLIVIPNDRLLDIADEQTPLQDAFRLADDVLRQGVQGISDIITIPGLVNVDFADVKAVMKDSGTAMLGVGVSSSKNRAEEAAEQATLAPLIGSSIQSATGVVYNITGGKDITLQEVNRVSQVVTSLADPSANIIFGAVVDDRYNGEIHVTIIATGFSQSFQKTLLTDPRAAKLLDRVPEGQESKAASPALKSSNTPSNVASRASLRKLFF
- the LOC107621556 gene encoding putative BPI/LBP family protein At1g04970, whose product is MAPFILLVLVSLLFVPTSSYVQQTKEGFISGVISDKGLDFAKDILIEQGIASIVQLQLPEIEKSVQVPFIGNAKVILSEITIKDIQVNSSSVVSGESGIFLVVSGATADLAMKWRYSCSSWLIPIGISDSGNATVKVKGMQVGLTVDLRNEEGTLKLILLDYGCYVGDLSIKLEGGASWLYQVLVDAFQGNIASAVEDGISDKVSEGIGKLDTLLQSLPKQISVDNFAELNVSFVGNPVLSSTSIAIAINGLFTERNVFLVPQRYRKRLQVSSACGGLPKMIKVSIHENVFRSASLVYFREGSMQMIIDELPNQAILNTAEWRFIVPQLYKKYPNDDMQLNISASSPPVILVDNQDIRASVLVDITIDVLEAGEVIPVACISVDISASCSVDIIRNKINGRLKLEEFSAYLKWSKIGKLHISLIQSLISTALKTVVIPYLNLELKKGLALPTIDGFAFQNANILYLPPWIAVCTDVSYLEDYYLTQHSAYVS